A single window of Nocardioides kongjuensis DNA harbors:
- a CDS encoding glycine cleavage system protein R, whose protein sequence is MATFTLTCIGDDRPGLVSDLSAQLNAHGASWNRSQMARLAGKFAGILLLDVPDARADELVGDLAGLEAVGLQVTLARTDAPSDQPAVLVDLELLGADRPGIVAEISAALARERVSIRELVTDVRDAPMAGGHLFEARAVLEAPTGTHVEDLRTTLEAIADELMVEITLAEAEVPA, encoded by the coding sequence ATGGCCACCTTCACGCTCACCTGCATCGGGGACGACCGCCCCGGACTCGTCTCGGACCTCTCGGCCCAGCTGAACGCCCACGGCGCCAGCTGGAACCGCAGCCAGATGGCGCGGCTGGCCGGCAAGTTCGCCGGGATCCTGCTGCTCGACGTCCCCGACGCGCGGGCGGACGAGCTCGTCGGTGACCTGGCCGGGCTGGAGGCCGTCGGGCTGCAGGTCACCCTGGCCCGCACCGACGCACCCTCCGACCAGCCCGCGGTGCTGGTCGACCTGGAGCTGCTCGGAGCCGACCGTCCCGGGATCGTGGCCGAGATCTCCGCCGCGCTGGCCCGCGAGCGGGTCAGCATCCGCGAGCTGGTCACCGACGTCCGCGACGCCCCGATGGCCGGCGGCCACCTGTTCGAGGCGCGCGCGGTGCTGGAGGCGCCGACCGGTACCCACGTCGAGGACCTGCGCACGACCCTCGAGGCGATCGCCGACGAGCTGATGGTCGAGATCACGCTCGCCGAGGCGGAGGTCCCGGCCTGA
- a CDS encoding cysteine desulfurase-like protein, with the protein MTASLDLAAIRSHFPSLASGTAHFDGPGGTQTPDVVARAVHDTLVAPLSNRGVLTEAERNADVAVTEARAALGDLLAADPSGIVFGRSMTQLTMELARTLAKRWGPGDEVVVTRLDHDANVRSWVLAAQRVGATVRFADFDPATGELDPAEIARHLSPSTRLVAVTAASNLIGTMPDVRAIADLVHAAGAQLFVDGVHYCAHAVVDVAALGADYLACSPYKFLGPHCGAVFGRPELLAELEPDKLLPSPNRVPERFELGTLPYELLAGTTAAVDFLASMVPSSATTRRERLVASMTALEAHEERLRDRIERGVLGLPGVTVHSRAARRTPTLLVTFAGHDPRAVQAFLAEQRINAPAGSFYAHEAAGHLGLGESGGLRIGLAPYVDDADADRLLGALEQLLTPRR; encoded by the coding sequence GTGACCGCCTCGCTCGACCTGGCCGCGATCCGGTCCCACTTCCCCTCGCTGGCCAGCGGCACCGCGCACTTCGACGGTCCCGGCGGCACCCAGACCCCGGACGTCGTGGCACGCGCCGTCCACGACACCCTCGTCGCGCCGCTCTCCAACCGCGGCGTCCTCACCGAGGCCGAGCGCAACGCCGACGTCGCCGTGACCGAGGCGCGCGCGGCTCTCGGCGACCTTCTCGCCGCCGATCCGTCGGGGATCGTCTTCGGTCGCAGCATGACCCAGCTGACGATGGAGCTCGCGCGCACGCTCGCGAAACGCTGGGGCCCCGGCGACGAGGTCGTCGTGACCCGGCTCGACCACGACGCCAACGTGCGCAGCTGGGTGCTGGCGGCGCAGCGGGTCGGCGCCACGGTCCGGTTCGCCGACTTCGACCCCGCGACCGGCGAGCTCGACCCGGCCGAGATCGCCCGGCACCTGTCGCCGTCCACCCGGCTGGTCGCCGTCACCGCCGCCTCCAACCTGATCGGCACGATGCCCGACGTCCGGGCGATCGCCGACCTCGTCCACGCCGCCGGCGCCCAGCTCTTCGTCGACGGCGTCCACTACTGCGCCCACGCCGTGGTCGACGTCGCGGCGCTGGGTGCCGACTACCTCGCGTGCTCGCCGTACAAGTTCCTCGGACCGCACTGCGGGGCGGTCTTCGGGCGGCCCGAGCTGCTGGCGGAGCTGGAGCCGGACAAGCTGCTGCCCTCGCCCAACCGGGTGCCGGAGCGCTTCGAGCTCGGGACCCTGCCCTACGAGCTGCTCGCCGGCACGACCGCCGCGGTCGACTTCCTCGCCTCGATGGTCCCGTCCTCCGCCACCACGCGCCGGGAGCGGCTGGTCGCGAGCATGACCGCCCTCGAGGCGCACGAGGAGCGGCTGCGAGACCGGATCGAGCGCGGGGTGCTGGGCCTGCCCGGCGTCACCGTGCACTCCCGCGCCGCCCGCCGCACACCGACCCTGCTGGTGACCTTCGCGGGTCACGACCCCAGGGCGGTCCAGGCCTTTCTCGCCGAGCAGCGGATCAACGCCCCTGCCGGGTCGTTCTACGCCCACGAGGCGGCCGGCCACCTCGGGCTCGGCGAGTCCGGCGGCCTGCGCATCGGCCTGGCGCCGTACGTCGACGACGCGGACGCCGACCGGCTGCTCGGCGCGCTCGAGCAGCTCCTGACGCCCCGCCGCTGA
- the surE gene encoding 5'/3'-nucleotidase SurE, with protein MLTNDDGWAAQGITTVFDALVAAGHDVTMVAPLANNSGMGGRITLGGTLAVTQPAPRKYAVDGTPSDAAEFGINTVFAGDPPDLVISGTNKGQNLASLQIHSGTVAAAATALNDGIPAIAISTGWDYADPHADPNSFPYDYTADYLLQLLDRLRATAHPGGPLLPDGVGLNVNYPYVNGGHDRARGVKVLDSGSGYADLTYAGAALPAVGGRSTYTVGADLFDSVERDADDVWFRRGYVTITPITGNYDAELAVGSAERLRNSLD; from the coding sequence ATGCTCACCAACGACGACGGCTGGGCCGCCCAGGGCATCACGACCGTCTTCGACGCCCTCGTCGCCGCCGGCCACGACGTCACGATGGTCGCCCCGCTCGCCAACAACAGCGGCATGGGTGGCCGGATCACGCTGGGCGGCACGCTCGCGGTCACCCAGCCCGCACCGCGCAAGTACGCCGTCGACGGCACCCCCTCCGACGCTGCGGAGTTCGGCATCAACACCGTCTTCGCGGGCGACCCGCCGGACCTGGTGATCTCGGGCACCAACAAGGGCCAGAACCTCGCGTCCCTCCAGATCCACTCCGGGACCGTCGCGGCGGCCGCGACCGCGCTCAACGACGGCATCCCCGCCATCGCCATCAGCACCGGCTGGGACTACGCCGACCCGCACGCGGACCCGAACAGCTTCCCCTACGACTACACCGCCGACTACCTGCTCCAGCTCCTCGACCGGCTCCGGGCCACCGCGCACCCCGGCGGTCCGCTGCTGCCGGACGGCGTCGGCCTCAACGTCAACTACCCCTACGTCAACGGCGGCCACGACCGCGCGCGGGGCGTCAAGGTGCTGGACAGCGGCAGCGGGTACGCCGACCTCACCTACGCGGGGGCGGCGCTCCCCGCGGTCGGTGGCAGGTCGACGTACACGGTCGGCGCCGACCTCTTCGACAGCGTCGAGCGCGACGCCGACGACGTGTGGTTCCGCCGCGGGTACGTCACCATCACCCCGATCACCGGCAACTACGACGCCGAGCTCGCGGTGGGCTCCGCCGAGCGCCTGCGCAACAGCCTGGACTGA
- a CDS encoding adenosylcobinamide-GDP ribazoletransferase: MSVAVVGRSLRLSIGMLTALRVPAVLTVSPGVATGAMLLAPVAVLPLGVLVGAIVWAGGRLELPALAVAFTALAALAVGSRALHLDGLSDVADGLTSSYDRERSLAVMKGGTAGPAGVAALVLVLGAQAAALTAFVSYGGEVRSAVLAGATVCASRAALWVTACTLAPPARPDGLGVTFTRRVPVLVAVVGWVGLALLSVLADPVRGPVGVAAAFVVVAVLTAHAVRRFGGVTGDVFGAGIEVALAVLLIGLAGA, translated from the coding sequence GTGAGCGTCGCCGTCGTCGGCCGCAGCCTGCGGCTGTCGATCGGGATGCTGACGGCGCTGCGGGTCCCCGCGGTGCTGACGGTCTCCCCCGGTGTCGCGACCGGCGCGATGCTGCTCGCCCCTGTGGCTGTGCTGCCCCTGGGGGTGCTGGTCGGGGCGATCGTGTGGGCGGGCGGCCGCCTCGAGCTGCCCGCGCTGGCCGTCGCCTTCACGGCGCTCGCCGCCCTCGCCGTCGGCAGCCGCGCGCTCCACCTCGACGGGCTCTCCGACGTCGCCGACGGGCTCACGTCGTCGTACGACAGGGAGCGGTCGCTGGCCGTCATGAAGGGCGGCACGGCGGGGCCGGCGGGCGTCGCCGCGCTCGTGCTCGTGCTCGGGGCGCAGGCGGCCGCCCTGACGGCCTTCGTGTCGTACGGCGGCGAGGTGCGCTCCGCCGTCCTGGCCGGTGCCACCGTGTGCGCCTCGCGCGCCGCGCTGTGGGTCACCGCCTGCACCCTGGCCCCGCCCGCCCGGCCGGACGGGCTGGGCGTGACGTTCACCCGGCGCGTGCCGGTGCTCGTGGCGGTGGTCGGCTGGGTGGGCCTGGCGCTTCTCTCGGTGCTCGCGGACCCGGTCCGCGGGCCGGTCGGTGTCGCGGCCGCCTTCGTCGTCGTCGCCGTCCTGACGGCCCACGCGGTGCGGCGGTTCGGCGGCGTGACCGGTGACGTGTTCGGCGCCGGGATCGAGGTCGCGCTCGCCGTGCTGCTGATCGGGCTCGCGGGAGCCTAG
- the cobT gene encoding nicotinate-nucleotide--dimethylbenzimidazole phosphoribosyltransferase yields MSALAAPDPDVRSAAAERLAGLATPAGALGRLGDLGVWLAATQGVVPPQPLDNVRLVIFAGDHGVAQHGVSAYPPAITPAMVRTFVMGKAGVSALAAAHGVSVRVLDLGVDDDLEGVPAEVRAHKVRRSSGAVHVEDALSAHEATRALEAGRTVAREEIAAGAQLLLSGDMGIGNTTPAAAMVAAALGLPAVEVTGRGTGVDDAALTHKQVVVQQALDRAGDRIADPMDALTALSSADLVATVGYLVEAAESGVPVLLDGLMSVACALYADRIAPGAAAWFAAGHRSTEPAQTLALEKLGLEPVLDLGLRLGEGSGAVAAVPVLRSAVALLRDVALLADLMPPAEGL; encoded by the coding sequence ATGAGCGCCCTCGCCGCACCCGATCCTGACGTCCGCTCCGCCGCTGCCGAGCGCCTGGCCGGCCTGGCCACCCCGGCCGGCGCGCTGGGCCGCCTCGGCGACCTCGGCGTGTGGCTCGCCGCGACGCAGGGCGTCGTGCCGCCGCAGCCGCTCGACAACGTGCGACTGGTGATCTTCGCCGGCGACCACGGCGTCGCGCAGCACGGCGTCTCCGCCTACCCGCCGGCGATCACGCCGGCGATGGTGCGCACGTTCGTGATGGGCAAGGCCGGCGTCTCGGCGCTCGCCGCTGCCCACGGCGTGAGCGTCCGGGTGCTCGACCTGGGCGTCGATGACGACCTCGAGGGTGTGCCGGCCGAGGTCCGGGCGCACAAGGTACGACGCAGCAGCGGCGCCGTCCACGTCGAGGACGCGCTCTCGGCGCACGAGGCGACCCGGGCCCTCGAGGCGGGCCGCACCGTCGCGCGCGAGGAGATCGCCGCGGGGGCCCAGCTGCTGCTGTCCGGCGACATGGGCATCGGCAACACGACTCCGGCCGCCGCCATGGTCGCCGCGGCCCTCGGGCTGCCCGCCGTCGAGGTCACCGGCCGCGGCACCGGCGTCGACGATGCGGCGCTCACCCACAAGCAGGTCGTCGTCCAGCAGGCGCTCGACCGCGCCGGCGACCGGATCGCCGACCCGATGGACGCGCTGACCGCGCTGAGCAGCGCCGACCTGGTCGCGACCGTCGGCTACCTCGTGGAGGCCGCCGAGAGCGGCGTACCCGTCCTGCTGGACGGCCTGATGTCCGTTGCCTGCGCCCTGTACGCCGACCGGATCGCGCCCGGCGCGGCCGCGTGGTTCGCCGCCGGGCACCGCTCGACCGAGCCCGCGCAGACCCTGGCGCTGGAGAAGCTCGGGCTGGAGCCGGTGCTCGACCTCGGGCTGCGCCTGGGCGAGGGCTCCGGCGCCGTGGCTGCCGTCCCCGTGCTGCGCTCGGCGGTCGCGCTGCTGCGCGACGTGGCCCTGCTCGCCGACCTGATGCCGCCCGCCGAGGGCCTGTGA
- a CDS encoding SMR family transporter → MAWLVLVLSGVLEAAWATALSRSEGFSRLGPSVVFVVTLTASMAGLAWAMRTLPVGTAYAVWVGIGAALTVVIAMVGGDEPASPVRILLLLGLVGCVIGLKLAH, encoded by the coding sequence GTGGCGTGGTTGGTGCTGGTGCTCTCCGGGGTCCTCGAGGCGGCGTGGGCGACGGCCCTGTCGCGCTCCGAGGGGTTCAGCAGGCTGGGTCCGTCGGTGGTCTTCGTGGTGACCCTGACCGCCAGCATGGCCGGTCTGGCGTGGGCGATGCGGACCCTGCCCGTCGGTACGGCGTACGCCGTGTGGGTCGGGATCGGCGCCGCGCTGACGGTGGTGATCGCGATGGTCGGCGGTGACGAACCGGCGAGCCCGGTGCGGATCCTGCTGCTGCTCGGGCTGGTCGGGTGCGTGATCGGGCTCAAGCTGGCGCACTGA
- a CDS encoding cold-shock protein, with amino-acid sequence MAQGTVKWFNSEKGFGFIAPADGTPDVFVHFSAIQGTGYKSLDENQQVEFDVTQGPKGPQAENVRAI; translated from the coding sequence ATGGCTCAGGGCACCGTCAAGTGGTTCAACAGCGAGAAGGGCTTCGGCTTCATCGCCCCGGCCGACGGCACCCCGGACGTCTTCGTCCACTTCTCGGCCATCCAGGGCACGGGCTACAAGTCGCTCGACGAGAACCAGCAGGTCGAGTTCGACGTCACCCAGGGCCCGAAGGGCCCCCAGGCGGAGAACGTCCGCGCGATCTGA
- a CDS encoding GTPase domain-containing protein, translating to MSPSGRSRTVVRKPGVAALSATVATGVLGALAAAPERVGRALRRRYPTVAVTGMTGVGKTQLADRLSRRSPADGAGEVGSAVMERRTRRSRRLHGFRFLVVPGDNAATRLGALDEVFHDEPVDGVIHVVANGYATPRRAGGTTGPTTASREDQLAAELEDWTITAHRIASMAVRRDKPVWLVIAVTKADLFAGDLDEVVRYYSPGSGSPFGAKVDELRALAGGARLSVDVLPVSSLGDGDGLTTKQASALVDRLATRLAQLSGHV from the coding sequence GTGTCGCCGAGTGGTCGTTCGCGCACGGTCGTGCGCAAGCCCGGGGTGGCGGCCCTGAGCGCCACGGTCGCCACCGGCGTGCTCGGCGCGCTGGCCGCCGCACCCGAGCGGGTGGGCCGCGCGCTGCGGCGCCGCTACCCGACCGTCGCGGTGACGGGCATGACCGGGGTCGGCAAGACCCAGCTCGCCGACCGGCTCTCCCGTCGCAGCCCGGCCGACGGCGCGGGCGAGGTGGGCTCGGCGGTGATGGAGCGTCGTACCCGTCGCTCGCGGCGCCTCCACGGCTTCCGGTTCCTCGTCGTGCCCGGCGACAACGCCGCGACCCGGCTCGGCGCGCTCGACGAGGTGTTCCACGACGAGCCGGTCGACGGCGTGATCCACGTCGTGGCCAACGGCTACGCGACGCCCCGCCGCGCCGGCGGTACGACGGGTCCCACCACCGCCTCGCGCGAGGACCAGCTGGCCGCCGAGCTCGAGGACTGGACGATCACCGCCCACCGGATCGCGTCGATGGCCGTGCGCCGGGACAAGCCGGTGTGGCTGGTCATCGCCGTCACCAAGGCGGACCTGTTCGCCGGCGACCTCGACGAGGTCGTCCGCTACTACTCCCCCGGCAGTGGCTCACCGTTCGGCGCGAAGGTCGACGAGCTGCGTGCGCTGGCCGGGGGTGCCCGCTTGTCGGTCGACGTCCTGCCGGTGTCGAGCCTCGGCGACGGCGACGGGCTGACCACGAAGCAGGCCAGCGCCCTGGTGGACAGGCTCGCCACCCGGCTGGCGCAGCTCAGCGGTCACGTCTGA
- a CDS encoding 2'-5' RNA ligase family protein, with protein sequence MAHTVLVVPVPALEGYIRGRWEHYDADWVSRDPAFTHAHITALAPFRPAPSDDDLARVAAIAATTPAVEFVLDEVTAFPDGIVHAVPSPAAPFAALTARLWEEFPDCPPYAGEFAHVVPHLTLDRLGPDVSIATVSADLAGTLPVRARADRLELHRYAERDCRVLASWSLAGIGDPVAQPGRGAGR encoded by the coding sequence GTGGCCCACACCGTGCTCGTCGTCCCGGTACCCGCACTGGAGGGCTACATCCGCGGTCGGTGGGAGCACTACGACGCCGACTGGGTCTCCCGCGACCCCGCCTTCACCCACGCCCACATCACCGCGCTGGCGCCGTTCCGGCCCGCGCCGAGCGACGACGACCTCGCCCGGGTGGCCGCGATCGCGGCCACCACGCCGGCCGTCGAGTTCGTCCTCGACGAGGTCACCGCCTTCCCGGACGGCATCGTCCACGCCGTGCCGTCGCCCGCGGCGCCCTTCGCCGCGCTGACCGCACGGCTGTGGGAGGAGTTCCCGGACTGCCCGCCCTACGCGGGGGAGTTCGCGCACGTCGTACCGCACCTCACGCTGGACCGCCTCGGTCCCGACGTGTCGATCGCGACGGTGAGCGCCGACCTCGCCGGGACCCTCCCGGTGCGGGCGCGCGCGGACCGCCTCGAGCTGCACCGGTACGCCGAGCGCGACTGCCGGGTGCTGGCGAGCTGGTCACTGGCCGGGATCGGCGATCCGGTCGCGCAGCCAGGTCGTGGTGCCGGCCGGTAG